A single Micromonospora luteifusca DNA region contains:
- a CDS encoding GTP cyclohydrolase II, which produces MPEALPVATIRTQVTVPLSFPDGYATTVRVFSFKGLVDGREHLALGLGDWAGALDRLAAGGDPPLVRPHSECLTGDVFGSQRCDCGPQLREAVQRIAEFGGFLLYLRQEGRGIGLYAKLDAYALQDAGLDTYQANVALGRGEDERDYSAAAQMLATLGVPRIRLLSSNPDKAEQLTRLGVDVAERVPTGVFLSPANADYLAAKAAKAAQTEVAEALAGRTPDRPVAQ; this is translated from the coding sequence ATGCCCGAAGCATTGCCGGTCGCCACGATCCGTACGCAGGTCACGGTGCCGTTGTCCTTTCCCGACGGCTATGCCACGACCGTCCGGGTGTTCTCGTTCAAGGGCCTGGTCGACGGTCGGGAGCACCTCGCTCTCGGCCTCGGCGACTGGGCGGGCGCCCTGGATCGGCTCGCCGCCGGCGGCGACCCTCCACTGGTCCGCCCGCACAGCGAGTGCCTGACCGGCGACGTGTTCGGCAGCCAACGCTGCGACTGCGGGCCCCAGTTGCGCGAGGCGGTGCAGCGGATCGCCGAGTTCGGCGGTTTTCTGCTGTACCTGCGGCAGGAGGGCCGTGGCATCGGCCTGTACGCCAAGCTCGACGCGTACGCGCTGCAGGACGCCGGGTTGGACACCTACCAGGCCAACGTCGCGCTGGGCCGGGGCGAGGACGAGCGGGACTACAGCGCCGCCGCGCAGATGCTGGCCACGCTGGGCGTGCCGCGGATTCGACTGCTGAGCAGCAACCCGGACAAGGCCGAGCAGTTGACCCGCCTCGGCGTGGACGTGGCCGAACGGGTGCCCACCGGCGTCTTCCTCTCCCCGGCCAACGCCGACTACCTGGCGGCGAAGGCCGCCAAGGCGGCGCAGACCGAGGTAGCGGAGGCGCTCGCGGGGCGTACCCCTGACCGGCCCGTCGCCCAATGA
- a CDS encoding lysylphosphatidylglycerol synthase transmembrane domain-containing protein: protein MFWAWARMVGGVGLLAVLLWQVGGGPFLAGVRLIDAPALTAALLIGVVTTVCAAWRWSLVAGGLGVRLPLATAVAHCYRAVFLNATLPGGVLGDVHRAVRHGRDAGDVSRGIRAVIWERTAGQVVLVGVALVVLAAFPSPVRPYLPVAAALLVVGGLVAVLLARAVPNAGRSRWARAVRTAVADVRSGLLARRTWLGVLIASAVMVAGHLATFLVAARTAGADAPLSRLLPLTLLALLAMGLPLNVAGFGPREGVAAWVFGAAGLSAAQGVATATVYGALVLVASLPGAAVLLARRSRAPAAGREAASGGGC from the coding sequence TCTGGGCCTGGGCACGAATGGTCGGCGGGGTGGGTCTGCTCGCCGTCCTGCTGTGGCAGGTGGGGGGCGGCCCGTTCCTCGCCGGAGTGCGACTGATCGACGCTCCGGCGCTGACCGCGGCGCTGCTGATCGGCGTGGTCACCACGGTCTGCGCGGCCTGGCGGTGGAGCCTGGTCGCCGGTGGCCTGGGCGTGCGGCTGCCACTGGCGACCGCGGTGGCGCACTGCTACCGGGCCGTGTTCCTCAACGCCACACTGCCCGGCGGGGTGCTCGGCGACGTGCACCGGGCGGTACGCCACGGCCGCGACGCCGGTGACGTCAGCCGGGGCATCCGTGCGGTGATCTGGGAGCGTACCGCCGGGCAGGTCGTCCTGGTCGGAGTCGCGCTGGTGGTGCTCGCGGCCTTCCCGTCGCCGGTGCGGCCGTACCTGCCGGTCGCCGCCGCGCTGCTCGTCGTGGGCGGGCTGGTCGCGGTGCTGCTGGCCCGGGCCGTTCCGAACGCCGGGCGTTCGCGCTGGGCGAGAGCGGTGCGGACCGCCGTGGCAGACGTGCGGTCCGGGCTGTTGGCCCGGCGCACCTGGCTCGGCGTGCTGATCGCCTCCGCCGTGATGGTCGCCGGTCACCTGGCCACCTTCCTGGTGGCGGCGCGCACCGCCGGTGCGGACGCTCCACTGTCGCGGTTACTGCCGCTGACGCTGCTCGCCCTGCTCGCCATGGGCCTGCCGTTGAACGTCGCGGGTTTCGGGCCGCGCGAGGGGGTGGCAGCATGGGTGTTCGGCGCGGCGGGGCTCAGCGCGGCTCAGGGTGTCGCCACCGCCACCGTGTACGGGGCACTGGTGTTGGTGGCCAGTCTGCCCGGTGCCGCCGTGCTGCTGGCCCGGCGGAGCCGAGCTCCTGCCGCCGGCCGGGAAGCCGCCTCCGGCGGCGGTTGTTGA